One region of Novipirellula artificiosorum genomic DNA includes:
- the zwf gene encoding glucose-6-phosphate dehydrogenase — MANTIVIFGASGDLTSRKLIPALYRLFQKNRLPEGSLIVGVSRSNFEHQQWRDSLRTSVEEFANDCFDNETWARFADTLYYLPGDIKNADDFESLAEFLDTIEPEHHSGRLYYLSTMPQLYEEAIKQLGAAGLNNDETGFRRVIIEKPFGTDLKSARALNASIHGVFREDQIYRIDHYLGKETVQNIFALRFANLIFEPIWNRRYVDHVQITVAEEVVIGRRAGYYDTAGILRDMFQNHLLQLMMITAMEPPARYDAAMVRDEKVKVLHSIRRMTGGDFASDTVRGQYKGYLKEEGVPANSDTETYAVLKLYCDNWRWKGVPFYLRSGKGMSCRTTQIVVQFKNVPHILFGEKTREPVGNRLVMQVQPAEGIQLHFETKVPDSEMKTRTSTLDFSFSNTPGGKSLPDSYQRLLLDALTGDASLFARSDEVELAWGIIDPILAAWRSPAAPPLYEYETGLWGPPESTQWMYKQDREWFDVCPVL; from the coding sequence ATGGCCAACACAATTGTCATCTTTGGCGCCTCAGGCGATTTGACCAGCCGCAAACTGATTCCGGCACTTTACCGATTGTTTCAAAAAAACCGACTTCCCGAAGGTTCACTGATCGTCGGTGTTTCCCGGAGCAATTTCGAACACCAACAATGGCGAGATTCACTTCGCACCAGCGTTGAAGAATTCGCCAACGATTGTTTTGACAATGAAACATGGGCTCGTTTCGCTGACACGCTTTACTACCTGCCAGGTGATATCAAAAATGCAGACGACTTCGAATCGCTTGCCGAATTCTTAGACACGATCGAACCCGAGCATCATTCGGGGAGGTTGTACTATTTGTCGACCATGCCTCAATTGTACGAGGAAGCAATCAAACAGCTGGGCGCAGCCGGCTTGAATAACGACGAAACAGGTTTTCGACGCGTGATCATCGAAAAACCGTTCGGTACCGATTTGAAGTCGGCTCGTGCACTCAATGCCTCGATTCACGGAGTGTTCCGCGAAGATCAGATCTACCGCATCGACCACTATCTTGGCAAAGAAACGGTACAGAACATCTTTGCCCTTCGGTTTGCGAATCTGATCTTCGAACCTATCTGGAATCGGCGTTATGTGGATCACGTTCAAATTACGGTCGCGGAAGAAGTCGTAATTGGTCGGCGAGCGGGATACTATGACACGGCAGGAATTTTGCGTGACATGTTTCAAAACCATCTTTTGCAGTTGATGATGATCACCGCGATGGAACCGCCCGCTCGTTATGATGCGGCGATGGTACGAGACGAAAAGGTGAAAGTGCTGCACAGCATTCGCAGGATGACGGGCGGTGACTTCGCCTCCGACACCGTTCGCGGGCAATACAAAGGGTACCTAAAAGAAGAAGGCGTGCCGGCCAATAGCGATACCGAAACCTACGCGGTCTTGAAGCTCTACTGTGACAATTGGCGTTGGAAAGGGGTGCCCTTTTATCTCCGTAGCGGCAAAGGGATGTCATGCCGAACAACGCAGATTGTTGTTCAATTCAAGAACGTTCCCCATATCCTGTTCGGCGAAAAGACACGCGAACCGGTGGGGAACCGATTGGTGATGCAGGTCCAGCCGGCTGAAGGAATTCAGCTGCACTTTGAAACGAAGGTGCCCGATTCGGAAATGAAAACGCGAACCAGCACCTTGGATTTCAGCTTCAGCAATACGCCGGGCGGCAAGTCGCTGCCGGATTCCTATCAACGGTTGCTGTTGGATGCGTTGACCGGTGACGCCAGTTTGTTTGCTCGAAGTGATGAAGTTGAATTGGCGTGGGGGATCATCGACCCCATCCTCGCTGCGTGGCGAAGCCCTGCAGCACCGCCGCTGTATGAGTACGAAACGGGATTGTGGGGGCCACCCGAATCGACGCAGTGGATGTACAAGCAAGACCGGGAATGGTTTGACGTCTGCCCAGTGCTTTAA